GGCTGCGCCACCAGGATGATCGTGAGCCCGCCCGGCCAGAACGCCTCCGCGAGGTCGCGGGCCGCCTGCGGGACGCCCATCGCCAGCCCGTCCAGCGTCCGCGCGTCGGGCATGAGCACCGGGGGCGGCATCTGCCGGCCGCGGCCCTTCGCGGCGAGCAGGGCCGCGACCGCCGGCGGCGTGAACGCGTCCGCGCCGATCCCGTACACGGTGTCCGTCGGCAGCACGACCAGCCCGCCGCGCTCGACCGTGTGGACGGCGGCGTCGAGGGCCGGCCCCCAGGTGGCGGGATCGGTGGCGTCCAGGGCGTGGGCAGTCACGGCTGCGAGTCTCCCACGCCGGCCTGGGCGCCCGGAGGCGGCTCGCCCGGCTCCCGCGGCACCGGGGCCGGGCCGCGCCGCCGGGCGACGAGCATCCGGGGGCGGCCGGTGAGGTCGGGCAGCGTCGCGACCGCCTCGAACGCGCCGGTCGCCTCGGCGTCCGCCCGGGAGGCGGCGTCCTGCACCTCGGCGTGCTCCATGACGAGCAGGCCGCCGGGGACGAGCAGCCGCGCGGCCGCCGCCAGCACGGCACGCGGGACGTCCAGGCCGTCCGCGCCGCCGCCGTACAGCGCCAGGTCGGGGTCGTGGTCCCGGACCTCCGGGTCCACCGGCACGGCGTCCGGCGGGATGTACGGCGGGTTGGACACCACGACGTCGACGGTGCCGTCGAGCTCCGCGAGCAGCGCCGGGTCCCGCACGTCGCCGAGCTCCACGCGCATCGTCCCGGAGCCCGACGCGCCGTGGTTGTGCCGCGTCAGGGCCACGGCCTCCGGCGACGCGTCGACCGCGACCACCCGCGCACCGGGCACCTCGGTGTCGACCGACAGCGCGATGCCCCCGGCGCCGCAGCACAGGTCGACCACCAGCGGCGACCGCCCCTCCGCCGTGAGCCGCGCGGCCTCGTCGACCGCGACCTGCGCGACGGTCTCGGTCTCCGGCCGCGGCACGAACACGCCCGGCTCCACGCGCAGGCTCAGGTAGCGGAACACCGTCGAGCCGACGATGTGCTGCAGCGGCTCGCGGCGCCGGCGGCGGTCCACCAGCCCGGCGTACTCCTCGGTGAACCCCTCCGGCGCGGGCGGCGCCATCACGAGGTCCAGCCGCGGCAGCCCCAGGGCGTACGCCGCCAGCGCCACCGCGTCGTGCCGCGGCGACCCGACGCCGGCGTCCGCGAGCACGCGCGTCGCGCCCTCGACGAGCGCGCGGACCGTCGGGGCCGGGGCCTCGGTCACGACTGCCCCGCGGCGGCCAGGCGCGCGGCCTCGTCGGCGTCGACGGCCGACTGCACGACCGGGCCGAGGTCGCCGTCGAGCACCGCGTCCAGGTTGTACGCCTTGTAGCCGGTGCGGTGGTCCGCGATCCGGTTCTCCGGGAAGTTGTACGTCCGGATCCGCTCCGAGCGGTCGACCGTGCGGACCTGGGAGCGCCGGGCCGCGCTCGCCGCCGCGGCAGCCTCCTCCTGGCGGGCCGCCAGCAGCCGCGCCCGCAGCACGCGCATCGCCTGCTCGCGGTTCTGCAGCTGCGACTTCTCGTTCTGCATCGACACGACGATGCCCGTGGGGACGTGCGTGATCCGCACCGCCGAGTCGGTGGTGTTCACCGACTGGCCACCCGGGCCGGACGACCGGTACACGTCGATGCGCAGGTCGTTCGGGTCGATCTCGACCTCGCCCTCGTCCTCCACCTCGGGGAAGACCAGGACGCCCGCCGCCGACGTGTGGATCCGGCCCTGGGACTCCGTCACCGGCACCCGCTGCACGCGGTGCACGCCGCCCTCGTACTTGAGGCTCGCCCACACGCCGTCCGCCGGGTCGGTGACGGCGCCGCGCGCCTTGATCGCGACCTGCACGTCCTTGTAGCCGCCGAGGTCCGACTCGGTGGACTCGAGCGTCTCGGTCCGCCAGCCGCGCCGCTCGGCGTACCGCAGGTACATCCGCAGCAGGTCGCCGGCGAACAGCGCCGACTCCTCGCCGCCCTCGCCCGCCTTGATCTCCAGGATCGCGTCGCGGGCGTCGTCCGGGTCCCTGGGGACCAGCACCCGGCGCAGCCGCTCGGCGGCCTCCGCCTCCGCCGCGGCCAGCGCGGGCAGCTCCGCCGCGAACGCGTCGTCCGACTCCGCCAGCTCGCGCGCGTCCGCGAGGTCCTCGGCCGCCGCGCGCCAGGCGGCGTGCGCCTGCGCGACCCGGCCCAGCTCCGCGTACCGGCGCCCCAGCCGGCGGGCGAGCGCCTGGTCGGCGTGCACCGCCGGGTCGGCGAGCTGCTGCTCGATGCTCGCGTGCTCGTCGAGCAGCGGACGCGCCGCCGCGAACGGGTCGGTCATGGGCGGGGAACCTCCGGGAGGTGCGGGCACGGGCCCGGCGCGGCCGGGACGGCGGCGGGCGCGCACCGTCCGGACATGCGACGACGCCGGTGACCGCGGTCCGTGACGGACCGCCGGTCACCGGCGTCGGGGGTGCTAGTTGGCCGGGCGCTTGCCGTAGCGCGCCTCGAACCGGGCCACGCGGCCACCGGTGTCGAGGATCTTCTGCTTGCCCGTGTAGAACGGGTGGCAGGCGCTGCAGACGTCGGCGCGGATCTCGCCGGAGGTCGCGGTCGAGCGCGTGGTGAACGTGTTGCCACAGGTGCAGGTCACCTGGGTCACCACGTACTCGGGGTGGATGTCAGTCTTCACAGGTGTTCTCCTCGGGTTGGGCCTCCGGGTCGTGCGCGCGAGCCGCGCACGTGAACCGCAGACCGACGGAACAGTCTGCCAGAACAGCGGGCCCGGACGAAATCTTCCCGGTCCCGCGGGGGTCCCTACGATGGCGGCCATGCGCATCGGCCTGGTGATCGACGACGGCCTCGACAAGCCGGACGGCGTCCAGCAGATCGTGCTCACGCTCGGCCGGCGGTTCGCCGACCTCGGCCACGAGGTGCACTACCTGACGTCCGGCACCGACCGCACGGACCTGGCGAACCTGCAGGTGCTCGGCCGCACCGTGTCGGTGCGGTTCAACGGCAACCGGCTGCGCAGCCCCCTGCCGGCGTCGCGGGCGCGCATCCGGCGGCTGCTGGCGGAGGTGCCCTTCGACGTGCTGCACGTGACGATGCCGTACAGCCCGCTGCTCGCCGGGCGGGTGGTGTCGGCGGCGTCGCCCCGCACGGCCGTCGTCGGCTCGTTCGTCATCTACCCGCAGGACGCCGTGGCCCGGTGGGGCATCCGCGCGCTCGGGCTGGCCGAGCGACGCCGGCTGCGGCGGTTCGACGCCATCAGCGCGCTGTCCGAGGCGGCTCGGGAGTCGGTGCGCGAGGCGTACGGGCGGGACGTGCCGGTGATCGGCGGGCCCGTGGAGCTGGGGGCCGCTCCGGCGGGCGGCGACGGGCGGGCGGACGACGCGCCCGTGCACGTGGTCTTCCTCGGGCGGCTCGTGGAGCGCAAGGGGCCGCGCGAGCTCCTCGCGGCGATGGCGGCGCTGCCGGCGACCGTGCGGCCGTGGCGGCTGACGCTCGCCGGGCGCGGCCCGCTGCTCGAGGACCTGCGGGCCCGTGCGGCCGCAGCCGGGATCGCCGACCGGGTCGAGTTCCCCGGGTTCGTCGCGGAGGAGGACAAGGCCGCGCTGCTGGCCGGCGCGGACGTGGTCGCGCTGCCGTCGACCGGCGGGGAGAGCTTCGGCATCTCCGTGGTGGAGGCGCTCGCCGACGCGGGCGGGGTCGTGCTCGCCGGCGACAACCCGGGCTACCGCACGCCGATGGCCGGGCTCGAGGCGCAGCTCGTGGACCCCCGCGACACGGCGGCCTTCTCCCGGGCGCTCGCGCGGTGGATCGACGACCCGGGTGCTCGCCTCGCGGCCGTCGGCCCGCAGCGCGCGGCGGCGCAGCGGTTCGAGGCCGGGGAGATCACCCGGCAGACGCTGGCCTGGTACGCGCAGGCGATCGCGTCCCGCCGACCCTGACCCGACCGGGCCGTCGGTCGTCCACATCGCGGTAGGTGCGGGCTTCCGGGTCGGGAACCCCGCACCTACCGCGATGTCGAGCGACGGGCGTCAGACGATCGAGCGGGTCTGGGCCTCGTCGTGGCCGTGCGCGCCGACCCCGGGCGTCGTCTTCTGGACCTGGAGCAGGAACTCGACGTTGCTGCGGGTCTCCCGGAGCTTGCCGAGCAGCAGCTCGATGGCCTGCTGCTGGTCCAGCGCGCCCATGACGCGGCGGAGCTTCCAGATGATCTTGAGCTCGTCCGGGGCGATGAGGATCTCCTCGCGGCGCGTGCCCGACGCGTTGACGTCGACCGCAGGGAAGATCCGCTTGTCCGCGAGCGACCGGGAGAGCCGGAGCTCCATGTTCCCGGTGCCCTTGAACTCCTCGAAGATGACCTCGTCCATCTTGGAGCCGGTCTCCACGAGCGCCGAGGCGAGGATCGTCAGCGAGCCGCCGTGCTCGATGTTGCGCGCGGCGCCGAAGAACCGCTTCGGCGGGTAGAGCGCCGAGGCGTCGACGCCGCCGGACAGGATGCGCCCGGACGCCGGGGCCGCGAGGTTGTACGCGCGGGACAGGCGGGTCAGCGAGTCGAGCAGCACCACGACGTCCTGGCCGAGCTCGACCAGGCGCTTGGCGCGCTCGATCGCGAGCTCCGCGACCATCGTGTGGTCCGAGGCGGGCCGGTCGAAGGTCGAGGCGATGACCTCGCCCTTCACGGTCCGCTCCATGTCGGTGACCTCCTCGGGGCGCTCGTCGACGAGCACGACCATGAGGTGGACCTCGGGGTTGTTCGCGGTGATCGCGTTGGCGATCTGCTGCATGATGATCGTCTTGCCGGCCTTCGGGGGCGCGACGATGAGGCCGCGCTGGCCCTTGCCGATCGGGGCGACGATGTCGATGACCCGCGGCGTCAGGTGGTTCGACTCGTTCTCGAGGCGGAGCCGGTCCTGCGGGTACAGCGGCGTCAGCTTCGAGAACTCGGGCCGCTGCCGCGCCTGCTCGGGCGCCATGCCGTTGACCGTGTCGAGCCGCACGAGCGCGTTCGCCTTGTTCGGCCGCCCGGGCTGCTGCTGCGCCGGCGCCTCGCCCTCACGCGGCGCGCGGACGGCGCCGGTGATCGCGTCGCCGCGGCGCAGACCCGCCTTGCGGACCTGGCCGAGCGGAAGGTAGACGTCGTTCGGTCCGGGCAGGTACCCGCTGGTGCGCACGAACGCGTAGGACTCGAGCACGTCGAGGATGCCGGCGACCGGGACGAGGACGTCGTCCTCGCTCAGCTCGACCTCCTCGTAGGCGGCGTCGCCGGGGCCCCGCTGGCCGCGGCCGCGCTTGGTGCGGTCACGGTCGCGGTACCGGTCGCGCGAGCGACGGCGGCGTCCGCCCCGCTCGTCGTCGTCGCCCTGATCCTGCTGGCGGTCGGAGCGCGCGCGGTCCTGGTCGCCCTGCTGCTCCTGCTGCGGGCGCTGCCGCTGGCCGTCGCCGGTCGGGCCCTCGGGCAGGGTCACGTCGACCGCGGGCGCGCCGGCGCCCCGGCCCGCGCGACGCGAGCGGCGCTCGCCCGTCACGGAGCCGACGGCGTCCGCGGCGCGCACGGCACGGTCGTCGCGCACGTCGTGCTGCTGGGCGCCCTGGCGGCTGTCGAGCGAGCGCTCGACGGCCTCGAGGCCCGCCAGCACGTCCACGGCGCGGCCGGGGCGCTGCCCCGGGGCGTCCTCGCCCTCGGCGCGCTGCTCGCCCTGCGCGCGCACGGGGCGGCGGGAGCCGTCGCGGCGGCGGGTGTCGCCGTCCACGACCGGGGCCTCGGCGGGCGCGGTGCCCGCACGCCCGGTGGGCGCCGGCGGGGCGTCCGCGACCGGCGTGCTCGCGGACGGCGCGTCACCGGCCGGGTCGGCGGCCGCGGCGGGCCGTCCGGCGGCCCGGGACGCCGCACGGCGGGCGCGCGGCTCGGCGGCGGCGCCGTTCTCGGCACCCGCGCCCTTGCCGGTGCCCGCGCCGGAGCGCTTCGCCTGGATCGCGTCGACCAGGTCGGTCTTGCGCATCCGGGAGGTGCCCGTCACGCCGAGCTGCGCGGCGAGGGCCTGGAGCTCGGGCATGCGCATCGCGGAGATCGCGCCGCCACGGGCGGAACCGCCGGAGCTGGTGCTCACGGCCGGCTCGATGGTGTCTGTCACGAAGGACCCTTCCCCCTCGTCGGGGACCGCCACCCTCCGTCGGGGCGCGGTCTGCGTCCAGCCCTCGGGTCGGGGCCGTCGCGTCGGTGGGGCCTCACCGGTCGCGCGGAAGCGTCGACGTCGGTGGGCTGGTGCGTTCCCGGTCTCGGATCTCATGGGACCCGTGCCTTCGGGGCGCTGGCACGCGCGGCGCTGCACCCGAATGAGGCTGAGCGGATATCAGGACGAAGTCCGGGGAACGGCGCCAGCATACCACCGGGGAGGTGCCGTCAGGGCAGTCTCCGCCACGTCGCACCGTCGGTGTCGATCGCCAGCCGCACGATGCGCCAGCCGCCCATCGAGCCGCCGAACACGGCGGCCAGCGCCGCGTCCGCGTCGGTCGCCGCCGGCGTCCCGGGACCCGCCTCGGAGCGCGCCAGCACCAGCACCGTCGGGCCGGCGCCGGACACGACGGCGGCCACGTCCCGGGCACGCAGCGCGTCGACGAGCGCCATGCTCTCCCGCATCACCGGGCGCCGGTAGCCCTGGTGCAGGCGGTCCTCGGTGGCGGGCAGCAGCAGGTCCGGCCGGCGCCCGAGCGCCTCGACCAGCAGCGCGGACCGGCCGGCCTGGAACGCCGCGTCGCCGTGCGGGACCGTCGCCGGCAGCACGCCGCGGGCGTGGGAGGTCGCCAGGCGCGTGCCGGGGACGACGACCACGGGGGCGATCGAGGGGTCGACCGGGAGCCGCGCCGCGTGCACCGCTCCCCCGGCGGCGGCGTCGTCGCACCACGCGACGGTCGCCCCGCCCAGCAGCGCGGGCGCGGCGTTGTCCGGGTGGCCCTCGAGCTCCGTCGCGAGCGCGAGGACGACGTCGTCGTCGAGCGACTCCGGCTCGGCGACCAGGGCCCGCGCGGCGAGCAGGCCCGCGACGACCGCGCCGGCGGACGAGCCGAGGCCCCGGCCGTGCGGGATCCGGTTGCGGCACGTCAGGTGCAGGCCGGTCTGCGGCGCCCCGACGTGGTCGAGCGCGTGACGCAGCGCCCGCACCACGAGGTGGTCCTCGCCCGACGGGACCTCCTGCTCGCCCTCCCCCACGACGTCCACGACCACCTCGGCGGAGCCCAGCGCCCGCACCTCGACGTCGTCGTGCAGGGCGAGCGCCAGGCCCAGCGCGTCGAACCCCGGCCCGAGGTTCGCGCTCGTCGCCGGCACACGCACGCGCGCCCGGTCCGCACCCAGTCGCACGGTCGTCAGCCCAGGCCGAGCGCCGCGGCGATCTCGACCACGTCGGGTCGCACGCGGGTGGTCTCGACCTCGCCGCCGTCCGCGGTGCGCAGCGCCCACTGCGGGTCCTTCAACCCGTGGCCGGTGA
This is a stretch of genomic DNA from Cellulomonas sp. ES6. It encodes these proteins:
- the prfA gene encoding peptide chain release factor 1 produces the protein MTDPFAAARPLLDEHASIEQQLADPAVHADQALARRLGRRYAELGRVAQAHAAWRAAAEDLADARELAESDDAFAAELPALAAAEAEAAERLRRVLVPRDPDDARDAILEIKAGEGGEESALFAGDLLRMYLRYAERRGWRTETLESTESDLGGYKDVQVAIKARGAVTDPADGVWASLKYEGGVHRVQRVPVTESQGRIHTSAAGVLVFPEVEDEGEVEIDPNDLRIDVYRSSGPGGQSVNTTDSAVRITHVPTGIVVSMQNEKSQLQNREQAMRVLRARLLAARQEEAAAAASAARRSQVRTVDRSERIRTYNFPENRIADHRTGYKAYNLDAVLDGDLGPVVQSAVDADEAARLAAAGQS
- the prmC gene encoding peptide chain release factor N(5)-glutamine methyltransferase; translated protein: MTEAPAPTVRALVEGATRVLADAGVGSPRHDAVALAAYALGLPRLDLVMAPPAPEGFTEEYAGLVDRRRRREPLQHIVGSTVFRYLSLRVEPGVFVPRPETETVAQVAVDEAARLTAEGRSPLVVDLCCGAGGIALSVDTEVPGARVVAVDASPEAVALTRHNHGASGSGTMRVELGDVRDPALLAELDGTVDVVVSNPPYIPPDAVPVDPEVRDHDPDLALYGGGADGLDVPRAVLAAAARLLVPGGLLVMEHAEVQDAASRADAEATGAFEAVATLPDLTGRPRMLVARRRGPAPVPREPGEPPPGAQAGVGDSQP
- a CDS encoding glycosyltransferase family 4 protein, with amino-acid sequence MRIGLVIDDGLDKPDGVQQIVLTLGRRFADLGHEVHYLTSGTDRTDLANLQVLGRTVSVRFNGNRLRSPLPASRARIRRLLAEVPFDVLHVTMPYSPLLAGRVVSAASPRTAVVGSFVIYPQDAVARWGIRALGLAERRRLRRFDAISALSEAARESVREAYGRDVPVIGGPVELGAAPAGGDGRADDAPVHVVFLGRLVERKGPRELLAAMAALPATVRPWRLTLAGRGPLLEDLRARAAAAGIADRVEFPGFVAEEDKAALLAGADVVALPSTGGESFGISVVEALADAGGVVLAGDNPGYRTPMAGLEAQLVDPRDTAAFSRALARWIDDPGARLAAVGPQRAAAQRFEAGEITRQTLAWYAQAIASRRP
- the rho gene encoding transcription termination factor Rho; this encodes MTDTIEPAVSTSSGGSARGGAISAMRMPELQALAAQLGVTGTSRMRKTDLVDAIQAKRSGAGTGKGAGAENGAAAEPRARRAASRAAGRPAAAADPAGDAPSASTPVADAPPAPTGRAGTAPAEAPVVDGDTRRRDGSRRPVRAQGEQRAEGEDAPGQRPGRAVDVLAGLEAVERSLDSRQGAQQHDVRDDRAVRAADAVGSVTGERRSRRAGRGAGAPAVDVTLPEGPTGDGQRQRPQQEQQGDQDRARSDRQQDQGDDDERGGRRRRSRDRYRDRDRTKRGRGQRGPGDAAYEEVELSEDDVLVPVAGILDVLESYAFVRTSGYLPGPNDVYLPLGQVRKAGLRRGDAITGAVRAPREGEAPAQQQPGRPNKANALVRLDTVNGMAPEQARQRPEFSKLTPLYPQDRLRLENESNHLTPRVIDIVAPIGKGQRGLIVAPPKAGKTIIMQQIANAITANNPEVHLMVVLVDERPEEVTDMERTVKGEVIASTFDRPASDHTMVAELAIERAKRLVELGQDVVVLLDSLTRLSRAYNLAAPASGRILSGGVDASALYPPKRFFGAARNIEHGGSLTILASALVETGSKMDEVIFEEFKGTGNMELRLSRSLADKRIFPAVDVNASGTRREEILIAPDELKIIWKLRRVMGALDQQQAIELLLGKLRETRSNVEFLLQVQKTTPGVGAHGHDEAQTRSIV
- the rpmE gene encoding 50S ribosomal protein L31, which translates into the protein MKTDIHPEYVVTQVTCTCGNTFTTRSTATSGEIRADVCSACHPFYTGKQKILDTGGRVARFEARYGKRPAN
- the thrB gene encoding homoserine kinase, which encodes MRLGADRARVRVPATSANLGPGFDALGLALALHDDVEVRALGSAEVVVDVVGEGEQEVPSGEDHLVVRALRHALDHVGAPQTGLHLTCRNRIPHGRGLGSSAGAVVAGLLAARALVAEPESLDDDVVLALATELEGHPDNAAPALLGGATVAWCDDAAAGGAVHAARLPVDPSIAPVVVVPGTRLATSHARGVLPATVPHGDAAFQAGRSALLVEALGRRPDLLLPATEDRLHQGYRRPVMRESMALVDALRARDVAAVVSGAGPTVLVLARSEAGPGTPAATDADAALAAVFGGSMGGWRIVRLAIDTDGATWRRLP